A portion of the Mesobacillus sp. AQ2 genome contains these proteins:
- a CDS encoding response regulator has protein sequence MIRILIVDDEQIEREGMEAILNRAFPDLIVEQASNGNRAVELAASFKPDLILMDIQMPGMNGLEAVEQILTDFPHIKFIMVTAYDTFNYVQSALKLGAKDYILKPSKVSEIRATVGKVLHEIESERELQAESSLQREMLQKTLALVETDVVTQLLFDHVHEVHLNMLIEMLDIQSTSQVFVMNVIVPEGMEHLYSRIKEKVRKTRSGWMGALYDGQLPIIIFRNGQSYRAQATSLARDILFEVNKEQKSGWFIGIGDDCNSLEKIRQSYQEAIIASSNKTLPVKYRFYQDIPVLNETGSWQQAKYLKKDLTDQVRLGQWEHIKSNLSHLIQAYEMEGIEIQQAQQFVLESLWSIWSIINDLGIEAATPIYQYQASNYRQLRFETANLLAEMKDFYDQHYISLEADTIYRIKQYIMENSQQNISLETLSNKVGLSPIYISKMFKEKLGINYIDFLTECRIEKAKKMLAEPDKSIKEITIEVGYHEPNYFSKVFKKMCNVTPREYRKTLLGIKD, from the coding sequence ATGATTAGAATTTTAATTGTGGATGACGAACAAATAGAACGGGAAGGAATGGAAGCGATTTTAAATCGGGCATTCCCGGACCTGATTGTTGAACAAGCCAGTAATGGGAACAGAGCAGTAGAATTAGCAGCAAGCTTTAAACCAGATTTAATATTAATGGATATTCAAATGCCTGGAATGAACGGCCTGGAAGCAGTAGAGCAGATACTCACTGATTTTCCTCATATTAAATTCATAATGGTAACAGCATATGACACATTTAATTATGTGCAGTCAGCCTTAAAGCTTGGAGCAAAAGACTATATCTTAAAACCCAGTAAGGTGAGTGAAATTAGGGCAACGGTAGGGAAGGTATTGCACGAAATAGAAAGTGAGAGGGAACTGCAGGCAGAAAGCAGCTTACAACGGGAAATGTTACAGAAAACATTAGCTCTCGTTGAAACGGATGTTGTAACACAGCTGCTATTCGACCATGTGCATGAAGTTCATTTAAACATGCTCATTGAGATGCTCGATATTCAATCAACAAGTCAGGTATTCGTCATGAATGTGATTGTACCAGAGGGAATGGAACATCTTTACTCCAGGATTAAAGAAAAAGTCAGGAAAACAAGAAGCGGATGGATGGGTGCCCTTTACGATGGACAGCTGCCGATCATTATCTTCAGAAACGGCCAGTCTTATCGGGCACAAGCGACTTCCCTGGCAAGAGATATTTTATTTGAAGTAAATAAGGAGCAGAAATCAGGCTGGTTCATAGGGATTGGGGATGATTGCAATTCATTGGAGAAAATCCGCCAATCTTATCAAGAGGCAATCATTGCTTCGAGCAATAAGACACTTCCGGTAAAATACCGGTTTTATCAAGATATTCCTGTCTTGAATGAAACAGGCAGCTGGCAGCAGGCAAAATACTTAAAAAAGGATCTAACCGACCAGGTACGGCTAGGGCAGTGGGAACATATAAAATCGAATCTTAGCCATCTTATTCAAGCTTACGAGATGGAAGGCATAGAAATCCAGCAAGCACAACAATTCGTATTAGAATCATTATGGTCAATCTGGTCGATCATAAACGATCTGGGGATTGAGGCAGCAACACCAATTTACCAGTATCAAGCGTCAAATTACCGTCAATTGCGGTTTGAAACCGCCAATCTTCTCGCGGAGATGAAAGATTTTTATGATCAACATTACATTAGTTTGGAAGCGGATACAATTTATCGGATTAAACAATATATCATGGAGAATTCGCAGCAGAATATTTCTTTAGAAACACTTAGTAATAAAGTAGGTTTAAGCCCAATTTATATCAGTAAGATGTTCAAGGAAAAGCTAGGGATTAATTACATTGATTTTTTAACCGAGTGCCGTATTGAAAAAGCAAAGAAAATGTTAGCAGAACCGGACAAGAGCATTAAAGAAATTACCATTGAAGTTGGCTATCATGAACCCAATTACTTCAGTAAAGTTTTTAAAAAGATGTGCAATGTTACGCCGAGAGAATATCGGAAAACATTGCTTGGAATAAAAGATTAG
- the xylF gene encoding D-xylose ABC transporter substrate-binding protein: MITKFRKVGILNLIFLLMLLAACEEGGSPKHKEDQGSENESVADFDTKLKIGFSMDTLEEERWPRDRDFFKEAVESLGAEVVIREAKGDDTLQIVQAETLISEGVDLLVIVPHNAEAVATIVNKAHSAGIKVISYDRLVKNSSVDLYISFDNELVGELQAKAITKLVPKGKYVYIGGANTDNNAHLLKKGVFNVLQPFIDKGDIQIVYDQWTENWTPENAYANMKAALEINNNEIDAVIAANDATAGGVIKALEAQGLEGKIPVAGQDADLAAAQHIVQGTQTMTIYKPIKTLAYEAARAAIKMAEGEIITANRKMNNGKMEIPSLLLAPIAVDKNNIDDTIIADGFHRRDEVYEKRGE, from the coding sequence GTGATAACAAAGTTTAGGAAAGTTGGTATATTGAATCTTATCTTCCTTCTAATGTTATTGGCGGCATGCGAAGAAGGTGGATCTCCAAAACATAAAGAGGACCAGGGATCAGAGAATGAAAGTGTTGCTGATTTTGATACAAAGCTTAAAATTGGTTTTTCGATGGACACGTTAGAAGAGGAGCGTTGGCCAAGAGATCGTGACTTTTTTAAAGAAGCGGTCGAATCATTAGGGGCGGAAGTCGTGATACGTGAAGCAAAGGGTGACGATACCTTGCAAATTGTGCAGGCAGAAACGTTAATCAGCGAGGGAGTGGACTTGCTTGTAATCGTTCCGCATAACGCCGAGGCGGTAGCAACCATCGTGAATAAAGCCCATTCTGCAGGCATTAAAGTGATTTCCTATGACCGATTAGTCAAAAATTCTTCTGTAGATTTATACATCTCTTTTGACAATGAGTTAGTCGGGGAACTTCAAGCTAAGGCAATAACAAAATTAGTTCCAAAAGGGAAGTATGTATATATTGGCGGGGCAAATACAGACAATAATGCCCATTTATTGAAAAAGGGAGTTTTTAATGTCCTCCAGCCCTTCATAGATAAGGGGGACATACAGATTGTATATGATCAATGGACTGAGAATTGGACTCCAGAAAACGCTTATGCCAATATGAAAGCCGCCCTGGAAATAAATAATAACGAGATAGATGCTGTTATTGCTGCAAACGATGCGACGGCAGGCGGAGTCATAAAAGCACTTGAAGCGCAAGGGCTTGAGGGGAAAATTCCGGTTGCCGGACAGGATGCGGACTTAGCAGCGGCCCAGCATATTGTGCAAGGGACTCAAACAATGACTATTTATAAACCTATTAAAACATTGGCCTACGAAGCAGCAAGAGCAGCGATCAAAATGGCGGAAGGTGAGATCATTACTGCGAATAGAAAGATGAACAACGGAAAAATGGAAATACCATCGCTCCTTCTTGCACCCATTGCTGTAGATAAAAATAATATAGATGACACGATTATTGCAGATGGATTTCATCGGCGAGATGAGGTATATGAAAAGCGAGGGGAATGA
- a CDS encoding M4 family metallopeptidase, which produces MVFLKKKLILPVVLSSAMLVSSIPMSSVFAQPSDSSSGQASKAWNEKASVPLFVKERYAEKFSSSTASEALSYLKQNQDKTGIPHPDKNLKVKSTQKDELGMTHVRFNQSINGVKVEGAEVVVHFNKNNEIVSVNGRTNQTIAEGSVDTNASVSSDEALKAALASVNAPEELTYEPASELVVLPFEGKNYTAYKVNVNFMGDAPGNWFVFVDAKTGEVIDQYNGLMHADEQTQKGAGKGVHGDHRELHITQVKEANAGTKFALADYSHENLGGIITYDVKNDNSFSNDTVYVGNSAAFISDYDRAAVDAHYNSEKVYEYYLNEHGRNSLDGEGMAIVSRVHYGNNYNNASWNGRWMTYGDGDGKFMISLSAGLDVAAHEMTHGVITHSANLVYRNQSGALNESFADVFGALIDDSDWEMGEDIMAPEAKASGATVLRSLSNPNGVVVSNEQRRAYSTNGGVYPDHMDEFYHMPTTVDGGGVHVNSSITNHAAYLIAQDLGREKLGKIYYRALTVYLTSNSDFSDARQAVVQSAIDLYGEGSEEEAAANAGFDAVGIY; this is translated from the coding sequence ATGGTATTTTTGAAGAAGAAATTGATTTTACCCGTAGTTCTGTCGTCGGCAATGTTGGTAAGTTCGATCCCGATGAGCAGTGTATTCGCACAGCCATCCGATTCCAGCAGTGGACAAGCTTCCAAGGCGTGGAATGAGAAAGCAAGCGTTCCTTTATTTGTGAAGGAGCGATATGCGGAAAAGTTTTCTTCCAGCACAGCTTCTGAAGCGTTAAGTTATCTGAAACAGAACCAAGACAAAACAGGAATTCCTCATCCTGACAAAAACCTCAAGGTAAAGAGCACTCAAAAAGATGAACTTGGTATGACTCACGTTCGTTTCAACCAATCTATAAATGGTGTAAAAGTTGAAGGAGCCGAAGTTGTTGTTCACTTTAATAAGAATAATGAAATCGTATCCGTCAACGGAAGAACCAATCAGACAATTGCTGAGGGTTCAGTCGACACAAATGCCTCAGTAAGCAGCGATGAAGCTTTGAAAGCGGCACTGGCTTCTGTCAATGCACCGGAAGAGCTGACATACGAGCCTGCTTCTGAGCTCGTTGTCCTTCCTTTTGAGGGAAAAAATTACACAGCTTACAAGGTGAATGTCAACTTCATGGGAGATGCGCCTGGCAACTGGTTTGTTTTTGTGGATGCGAAAACGGGAGAGGTAATCGATCAGTACAATGGCTTGATGCATGCTGATGAGCAGACGCAAAAAGGTGCAGGGAAAGGCGTGCATGGCGATCACAGGGAGCTGCACATTACCCAGGTGAAAGAGGCGAATGCCGGAACTAAATTTGCGCTGGCAGATTACTCTCATGAGAACCTTGGAGGCATAATAACCTATGATGTCAAAAATGATAATAGCTTCAGTAACGATACTGTCTATGTTGGGAATTCGGCAGCCTTTATCAGTGACTATGACCGCGCGGCTGTCGATGCACACTATAATTCTGAAAAGGTATATGAGTATTATTTAAATGAACACGGCCGTAATTCTCTTGATGGAGAAGGAATGGCGATTGTTTCGAGAGTCCACTATGGCAACAATTATAACAATGCTTCCTGGAATGGGCGCTGGATGACCTATGGTGATGGCGATGGGAAATTCATGATTTCGCTATCAGCTGGCCTTGATGTTGCTGCACATGAGATGACTCATGGCGTCATCACTCATTCTGCAAATTTGGTGTATCGAAATCAATCCGGAGCTCTGAATGAATCCTTCGCTGATGTCTTTGGTGCACTCATTGACGACAGCGATTGGGAAATGGGCGAGGATATTATGGCACCGGAGGCTAAGGCTAGCGGAGCAACAGTATTGCGCAGCTTAAGCAATCCAAACGGTGTTGTTGTCAGCAACGAGCAAAGAAGGGCATACAGCACAAATGGCGGAGTCTATCCTGACCACATGGACGAGTTTTATCATATGCCAACCACAGTAGATGGCGGTGGGGTCCATGTTAACTCTTCAATTACGAACCATGCGGCATACCTGATCGCCCAGGATCTTGGAAGAGAGAAATTAGGGAAGATTTATTATCGTGCTTTAACGGTTTACCTAACTTCGAATTCCGATTTTAGCGATGCACGACAGGCAGTTGTCCAGTCAGCAATCGATCTTTATGGGGAAGGCAGCGAGGAAGAAGCAGCCGCTAACGCTGGATTCGACGCAGTCGGAATCTATTAA
- the katG gene encoding catalase/peroxidase HPI, producing MDKDTAKVGKCPVMHGGATSQKTSGTANRDWWPNQLQLNILHQHDRKSNPMGEDFNYNEEFKKLDYDALKQDLQELMTTSQDWWPADYGHYGPLFIRMAWHSAGTYRIGDGRGGGGTGSQRFAPLNSWPDNGNLDKARRLLWPVKQKYGNKISWADLILLAGNVAIESMGGKTIGFGAGRSDIWHPEEDTYWGVESEWLGDKRYTGDRELENPLAAVQMGLIYVNPEGPNGKPDPLAAARDIRETFARMGMNDEETVALIAGGHTFGKAHGAGDAAKVGPEPEAAPIEEMGLGWNNAYGSGRGRDTITSGLEGAWTANPTQWDNGYFDLLFGYEWWLTKSPAGAYQWLAVDPAEKDLAPDAEDPSVKVPTMMLTTDIALRHDPGYEKVARRFHQNPDEFADAFAKAWFKLLHRDMGPKSRYIGPEVPKEDFVWQDPVPAVDYELTDGEVKKIKELILDTGLSVSELVTTAWASASTFRGSDFRGGANGARVRLAPQKDWEVNQPEQLLKVLNTLEDIQSQLDQEVSLADLIVLGGSAAIEKAAHDEGFDVIVPFAPGRGDATEEQTDAEGFAVLEPFADGFRNYQKKQYGVSPEELLLDKAQLLNLSAPEMTVLIGGMRVLGTNHGGTKHGVFTDRVGMLTNDFFVNLLDMGVEWKPAEGGVYEGRDRKTGDVVRTATRVDLVFGSNSQLRAIAEVYAQDDNKVKFVRDFISAWVKVMNADRFDLHAKVDETSELAIN from the coding sequence ATGGACAAGGATACTGCAAAGGTTGGAAAATGCCCGGTGATGCACGGGGGTGCTACTAGTCAAAAAACGAGTGGTACGGCAAATAGAGACTGGTGGCCAAATCAGCTGCAATTGAACATCCTTCATCAGCATGACCGCAAATCCAACCCTATGGGAGAAGATTTTAATTATAATGAAGAATTTAAAAAGCTGGACTATGATGCACTTAAGCAGGATCTTCAAGAACTCATGACAACAAGTCAGGACTGGTGGCCGGCTGACTACGGTCATTATGGCCCATTGTTCATCCGGATGGCCTGGCACTCAGCAGGAACGTATCGTATTGGCGATGGCCGGGGCGGTGGCGGAACGGGTTCACAGCGTTTTGCGCCGCTGAACAGCTGGCCTGATAACGGCAACCTTGATAAAGCCCGCCGACTGCTATGGCCGGTCAAGCAAAAGTATGGCAACAAGATTTCCTGGGCTGACTTGATTTTACTGGCAGGCAATGTGGCAATTGAGTCGATGGGCGGCAAGACAATCGGCTTTGGCGCGGGACGCTCCGATATCTGGCATCCGGAAGAAGACACTTACTGGGGTGTTGAATCAGAGTGGCTCGGGGATAAACGGTATACAGGCGACCGCGAGCTGGAGAACCCGCTTGCTGCGGTACAAATGGGCCTTATTTATGTGAATCCTGAAGGACCAAATGGCAAGCCGGACCCACTGGCAGCAGCCCGGGATATTCGCGAAACTTTTGCAAGGATGGGAATGAACGATGAAGAAACAGTAGCATTGATCGCTGGCGGGCATACTTTTGGAAAAGCCCATGGTGCAGGGGACGCAGCCAAAGTAGGTCCCGAACCGGAAGCAGCTCCGATTGAAGAGATGGGTTTGGGCTGGAATAACGCATATGGCAGCGGCAGAGGACGTGATACCATCACCAGCGGCCTCGAAGGAGCCTGGACGGCAAATCCGACACAGTGGGATAATGGCTACTTTGATTTACTGTTTGGCTATGAATGGTGGCTGACAAAGAGTCCGGCTGGTGCCTATCAGTGGCTGGCTGTGGATCCTGCCGAGAAAGATCTTGCTCCGGATGCAGAAGATCCTTCTGTTAAAGTTCCAACCATGATGCTTACAACCGATATTGCATTACGCCATGATCCGGGATATGAAAAAGTCGCCCGCCGATTCCATCAGAATCCGGATGAGTTTGCGGATGCTTTTGCCAAAGCCTGGTTCAAACTATTGCATCGTGACATGGGCCCTAAATCAAGGTATATCGGTCCCGAAGTTCCAAAAGAAGATTTCGTCTGGCAAGACCCTGTTCCCGCTGTAGATTATGAATTAACGGATGGGGAAGTAAAAAAGATAAAGGAATTGATACTTGACACCGGGCTTTCCGTCAGTGAGTTAGTGACAACGGCCTGGGCATCGGCAAGTACCTTCCGCGGATCTGACTTCCGCGGAGGAGCAAACGGTGCCCGCGTACGACTGGCTCCGCAAAAGGACTGGGAAGTGAATCAGCCGGAGCAGCTTTTAAAGGTACTAAATACACTGGAAGACATTCAAAGCCAGCTGGACCAGGAAGTCAGCCTTGCCGATTTGATCGTACTTGGCGGCAGTGCAGCGATCGAGAAAGCTGCACATGACGAAGGCTTTGATGTAATTGTTCCGTTTGCTCCGGGGCGCGGGGATGCAACAGAAGAGCAAACTGATGCTGAAGGCTTTGCAGTGCTTGAGCCCTTTGCCGATGGCTTCCGCAACTATCAGAAAAAGCAGTATGGCGTAAGTCCGGAAGAGCTGTTGCTGGATAAGGCGCAGCTATTAAACCTCAGTGCACCTGAAATGACGGTCCTGATTGGCGGTATGCGCGTCCTCGGCACAAACCATGGCGGGACAAAACACGGTGTATTCACTGACCGTGTCGGCATGCTCACCAATGATTTCTTTGTGAACCTGCTCGATATGGGAGTGGAATGGAAGCCTGCGGAGGGCGGAGTATATGAGGGTCGTGACCGTAAAACGGGTGATGTTGTACGAACAGCTACCAGAGTAGACCTCGTCTTTGGTTCCAACTCACAGCTGCGTGCGATTGCGGAAGTGTATGCCCAGGACGATAACAAAGTGAAGTTTGTGCGCGACTTTATTTCTGCGTGGGTCAAGGTCATGAACGCAGATCGTTTTGACCTGCATGCAAAAGTTGATGAGACTTCAGAATTAGCAATAAATTAA
- the sstT gene encoding serine/threonine transporter SstT, protein MNDLLKKLNRVSLVKQIIAGLLIGVILALTIPGIAKPVAIFGSLFVGALKAVAPVLVLFLVMSAIAQHRRGQKTNMKTILFLYLFGTFAAGLIAVIASFMFPVSLKLTAGAEGVTPPGSVVEVLKTLLLNIVDNPVNAIINANYIGILAWAVLIGLALKSAADSTKTIIGNFADAMSKIVAWVIKFAPLGIMGLVFESITTNGLSSLLGYGKLLAVLIGCMLAVALIVNPIIVFTLIRQNPYPLVFKCLKESGITAFFTRSSASNIPVNIKICEELGLDKDSYSVSIPLGATINMAGAAVTISVMTLAAVHTLGIQVDIPTAILLSVMAAISAAGASGVAGGSLLLIPLASSLFGIPNDVAMQVVAVGFIIGVLQDSFETALNSSTDVLFTAAVEFKKWRQEGKVINIKKAS, encoded by the coding sequence ATGAACGATTTACTGAAGAAGTTGAACCGAGTAAGCCTGGTGAAACAAATTATTGCGGGTCTATTAATTGGTGTGATCCTGGCACTGACAATCCCTGGAATTGCAAAGCCGGTTGCTATCTTTGGGTCATTATTTGTAGGGGCCCTGAAAGCAGTTGCTCCTGTTTTGGTATTATTCCTGGTTATGTCGGCGATTGCCCAGCATAGGCGCGGGCAGAAAACAAACATGAAAACAATCCTTTTCCTGTATCTTTTTGGAACGTTTGCGGCAGGACTTATTGCCGTTATTGCCAGCTTTATGTTCCCGGTCAGCTTAAAGCTTACGGCTGGCGCTGAGGGTGTGACGCCTCCAGGAAGTGTCGTCGAGGTACTTAAAACCTTATTGCTCAACATTGTAGATAATCCGGTTAACGCTATTATAAATGCTAATTATATCGGTATTTTAGCCTGGGCTGTCCTGATCGGTCTTGCCCTGAAGAGTGCAGCAGATTCTACAAAAACGATAATTGGGAATTTTGCCGATGCGATGTCCAAAATCGTCGCATGGGTGATAAAATTCGCTCCGCTTGGCATCATGGGCCTGGTATTTGAATCGATCACGACAAACGGTCTCAGTTCTTTGCTTGGCTATGGAAAATTGCTTGCTGTCCTGATTGGATGCATGCTTGCAGTTGCACTTATCGTCAATCCAATCATCGTGTTCACTTTAATCAGGCAAAATCCATATCCGCTTGTTTTTAAATGCTTGAAGGAAAGCGGGATTACAGCCTTCTTTACACGAAGTTCAGCTTCAAATATCCCTGTGAATATTAAAATCTGCGAAGAATTAGGGCTTGATAAGGACTCCTATTCTGTTTCAATTCCATTAGGCGCAACGATTAATATGGCTGGAGCTGCCGTGACGATCTCCGTCATGACACTTGCTGCAGTCCATACACTTGGCATTCAGGTGGATATTCCGACTGCCATCCTTCTGAGTGTGATGGCCGCCATCAGTGCTGCCGGTGCTTCGGGTGTTGCAGGCGGTTCGTTATTGCTGATCCCTCTTGCATCCAGCTTATTCGGCATCCCGAATGATGTCGCGATGCAAGTGGTTGCAGTAGGCTTTATCATTGGCGTTCTTCAGGACTCCTTTGAAACAGCGCTTAACTCATCGACAGACGTTCTATTCACGGCTGCAGTAGAATTCAAGAAATGGCGCCAGGAAGGAAAAGTCATCAACATCAAAAAAGCATCATAA
- a CDS encoding SEC-C metal-binding domain-containing protein: MSKIDEKNKNLMNALEDLGVSYRQFGKMEKKFWKKAEAPVRLIDVLSVLTKVELDAIRKQLELGGMSTLKKAELAAELAQVIPAHLERVLSIFDQEMYNLIKKLIKKSGLLPIEDVSLDYNINSLTNLGIVFPVMLNGQKQYAMPVELLDQFNQIDQAKLQECIQRNSEWIRLIHGMTYYYGVIESSKMIDKLEDLTKNEVDIRKYSQVVRLASDYYQLMGVYYHRLDGYLVDESINNVEEIIEEHRSRPDVDYYPFTKKQFFIAGQPGFIDKSPEMVKFLRFLSESYDMTAEDKDEIAEALIYMINSNDPPSKLIEYLQSALEFPTFEFVQQLTAHVMEVYNNTRKWALKGYKPTELRKERENHLNSKPAHPFLQPHSPSNVIDFSTRQKVGRNDPCPCGSGKKYKKCCGK; the protein is encoded by the coding sequence ATGTCTAAAATAGATGAAAAAAACAAAAATCTTATGAATGCCCTGGAAGATCTGGGGGTATCTTATCGTCAGTTTGGGAAAATGGAAAAAAAGTTCTGGAAGAAGGCTGAGGCACCTGTCCGTCTGATTGATGTTTTATCAGTGCTGACAAAAGTTGAATTAGACGCAATCCGTAAACAACTTGAACTTGGCGGAATGAGCACCCTGAAAAAGGCAGAGCTTGCAGCTGAACTTGCACAGGTCATTCCTGCACACCTTGAAAGGGTGTTATCAATATTTGATCAAGAAATGTACAACCTGATAAAAAAACTAATTAAGAAATCCGGCTTATTGCCAATTGAAGATGTGTCTCTCGATTACAACATAAACTCGCTCACGAACCTGGGAATCGTTTTTCCGGTCATGCTGAATGGTCAAAAGCAATACGCGATGCCGGTTGAGCTTTTAGATCAATTTAATCAAATTGACCAGGCTAAGCTGCAGGAATGCATCCAGCGAAATTCAGAATGGATCCGGCTGATTCACGGGATGACCTATTATTATGGTGTCATCGAATCTTCAAAAATGATTGATAAGCTTGAAGATTTAACGAAGAATGAAGTGGATATTAGAAAATACTCGCAGGTAGTCAGGCTGGCTAGTGACTATTATCAGCTAATGGGTGTTTACTACCATCGCTTGGACGGATATCTCGTAGATGAGAGTATAAATAATGTTGAAGAAATTATTGAGGAACATCGTTCAAGGCCGGATGTTGATTATTATCCGTTCACCAAGAAGCAGTTTTTTATTGCCGGTCAACCCGGATTCATTGATAAATCTCCCGAAATGGTGAAATTCCTCCGTTTTTTATCTGAATCATATGACATGACAGCAGAGGATAAAGATGAAATTGCGGAAGCATTAATTTATATGATCAATTCAAATGATCCTCCATCAAAATTGATTGAGTATTTACAAAGTGCTTTAGAGTTTCCTACCTTCGAATTTGTGCAGCAGCTGACCGCACATGTCATGGAGGTCTACAACAATACGCGCAAGTGGGCTCTGAAAGGTTACAAACCGACGGAACTGAGAAAAGAAAGAGAGAACCATTTGAACTCCAAGCCTGCGCATCCTTTTCTACAGCCTCACAGTCCTTCAAATGTAATCGATTTTAGCACCAGACAAAAAGTTGGACGCAACGATCCCTGCCCTTGCGGAAGCGGGAAAAAGTATAAGAAATGCTGCGGGAAATAG
- a CDS encoding sugar O-acetyltransferase, whose product MKTEKEKMVAGEMYNPADPVLVKDREEARRKVRIYNQTLETEGEKRTQLLKELLGSTGDAVFMEPNIRFDYGYNTHVGENFYANFDCTILDVSEVRFGDNCMLAPGVQIYTATHPLHPKERNSGREYAKPITIGNNVWIGGGAIINPGVTVGDNVVIASGAVVTKDVPDNVVVGGNPAKVIKRIEL is encoded by the coding sequence ATGAAAACGGAAAAAGAGAAGATGGTGGCCGGGGAAATGTACAACCCTGCTGATCCGGTACTGGTAAAAGATCGTGAGGAAGCCAGACGCAAAGTCAGGATCTATAATCAAACACTGGAAACGGAAGGCGAAAAAAGAACGCAGTTACTAAAGGAATTGCTAGGTTCTACGGGAGACGCTGTTTTTATGGAGCCGAATATCCGATTTGATTATGGCTATAACACACATGTAGGAGAAAATTTTTATGCCAATTTCGACTGTACCATCCTTGATGTGAGTGAAGTCCGCTTTGGCGATAATTGTATGCTCGCCCCTGGCGTGCAAATCTATACGGCCACACATCCGCTCCATCCGAAGGAACGTAACTCTGGCAGGGAATATGCGAAGCCAATCACGATTGGAAACAATGTATGGATTGGCGGGGGTGCCATCATCAATCCAGGAGTTACCGTAGGAGACAATGTGGTGATTGCATCAGGAGCGGTCGTGACGAAGGATGTCCCGGATAATGTCGTCGTTGGCGGCAACCCGGCTAAAGTGATTAAACGGATTGAGTTGTAA
- a CDS encoding FAD-dependent oxidoreductase — translation MNEPVVIVGAGLAGLRAAALLQSNGISCRVLEARDRIGGRVLSMEAQDMPELGKFDLGPTWFWPDHEPVITNLVKELGLSTTEQYTSGEMLYEQSKTGPIQRHVLPEGAVERSVRLAGGIQSLIDAIASTLPSGTIELNTRVTAIQLDDQVTIEAEELTGKKKSIHAGAVILALPPRIIAERIDFSPSLPDGILASMKDKRTWMAGQAKAVAIYDRPFWREDGLSGQVTSWSGPLQEIHDASPETGYGALFGFFGIPAKIRQELGEEHLHYLVIDQLTRLFGPSAEKPMAFLYKDWAGDPQTAVEQDLPPLTSFPDYGLPAGISSWGKRVIFAGTETAPGHGGHLEGALLSAERAASVLMKLVDENKL, via the coding sequence ATGAATGAACCGGTCGTCATTGTCGGAGCGGGCCTGGCTGGGCTTCGTGCTGCTGCTTTGCTTCAATCTAATGGAATCAGCTGCCGGGTGTTGGAGGCGCGTGATCGAATTGGAGGCAGGGTTTTGAGCATGGAGGCCCAGGACATGCCGGAGCTTGGCAAGTTTGATCTGGGTCCTACCTGGTTCTGGCCGGATCATGAACCTGTCATCACTAATTTGGTCAAAGAACTTGGATTGTCAACTACTGAACAGTATACTTCGGGCGAAATGCTTTATGAGCAATCGAAAACTGGCCCCATCCAGCGGCATGTTTTGCCAGAAGGTGCTGTTGAGAGGTCTGTGCGTCTGGCTGGCGGTATCCAATCCCTTATTGATGCCATCGCATCCACGCTTCCTTCGGGCACGATCGAGCTGAATACACGGGTTACGGCTATCCAACTCGATGATCAAGTGACAATTGAAGCGGAAGAACTTACAGGGAAAAAGAAGAGCATTCATGCTGGAGCGGTAATCCTGGCATTGCCGCCTCGGATCATCGCTGAAAGGATCGACTTTTCACCTTCTCTTCCAGATGGAATTTTAGCGAGCATGAAAGACAAGCGCACATGGATGGCGGGCCAGGCCAAAGCGGTTGCGATTTATGACCGTCCATTCTGGAGGGAAGACGGTCTTTCCGGCCAGGTCACCAGCTGGTCTGGTCCTTTGCAGGAGATCCATGATGCATCGCCAGAAACAGGGTACGGCGCACTTTTTGGCTTTTTCGGCATTCCGGCAAAAATTCGGCAAGAACTTGGTGAAGAACATTTACATTATCTTGTCATTGACCAATTGACACGTCTTTTTGGCCCGTCGGCTGAAAAACCGATGGCTTTCCTGTATAAAGATTGGGCAGGTGATCCTCAAACAGCAGTGGAACAAGATCTTCCTCCGTTGACCAGCTTTCCGGACTATGGCCTCCCGGCAGGAATAAGTTCGTGGGGCAAGAGGGTTATTTTTGCAGGTACTGAGACAGCGCCTGGTCATGGCGGGCATCTTGAAGGAGCTCTTCTGTCAGCGGAGCGAGCGGCATCTGTTTTGATGAAACTGGTTGATGAGAATAAACTGTAA